In Crinalium epipsammum PCC 9333, the following are encoded in one genomic region:
- a CDS encoding ATP-binding protein: MNNIAKNNVNIPRYPPEFKQIITVKNRNFVGREFVFTAINSFLDQYDRGYFTIIGEPGIGKSAIIAHYVSLNPEVVYYNVEIAVKSRQSREIDDPPQPPFLRGEYEDTPEDRGEYEDFLTTICDQLIEIAQNQGSKIITSDATTEGGGFLSLLLQQISDRLQPEERLIITIDGCDRIDINNQPRGSNLLYLPRYLPGKVYFILTRRPFLPDKSGLLIETPSQSLDLSAYPEQNRADVQEYIKNYHLLHPSEMGLKINEDETNFMYVSEILKAMNQDIYPQSLQIYYQNHLDKMNLTTTNQQTMAEKVLNILLQEQLISIETIAERLDEDEYEIKVILGKWREFLHLESIAAEVKYSLYHPSFRDWLQQKMAANI, translated from the coding sequence ATGAATAATATTGCCAAAAACAACGTTAACATTCCTAGATATCCACCAGAATTTAAACAAATCATTACCGTTAAAAATCGCAACTTTGTCGGGCGTGAATTTGTCTTTACTGCTATCAATAGCTTTCTCGATCAATATGACCGAGGCTACTTTACTATTATCGGTGAACCTGGGATTGGTAAGAGTGCAATTATTGCCCATTATGTCAGCTTAAATCCCGAAGTTGTTTATTATAATGTCGAAATTGCGGTTAAAAGTCGTCAGAGTAGAGAGATTGACGATCCCCCCCAGCCCCCCTTTTTAAGGGGGGAGTATGAGGACACGCCCGAAGATCGGGGGGAGTATGAGGACTTTCTAACAACGATTTGCGATCAATTAATAGAAATTGCTCAAAATCAAGGTAGTAAAATTATTACATCTGATGCGACTACAGAAGGCGGTGGCTTTTTATCTTTGTTGTTGCAACAAATTAGCGATCGCTTGCAGCCAGAAGAACGTTTAATTATTACTATTGATGGGTGCGATCGCATTGATATCAACAATCAGCCTCGCGGTTCCAATCTTTTATATTTACCTCGCTATCTACCAGGAAAAGTTTATTTTATTCTAACTCGCCGTCCTTTCTTACCAGATAAATCTGGTTTACTAATTGAAACACCATCTCAATCTTTAGATTTATCAGCCTACCCAGAACAGAATCGTGCTGATGTACAGGAATATATTAAAAATTATCATCTCCTCCACCCCTCAGAAATGGGATTGAAAATCAACGAAGATGAAACTAATTTTATGTACGTTAGCGAAATATTAAAAGCTATGAATCAAGACATTTATCCACAAAGTTTACAAATTTATTATCAAAACCACTTAGATAAAATGAATTTAACAACTACTAACCAGCAAACAATGGCTGAAAAGGTGCTAAATATCTTATTGCAAGAGCAATTGATATCAATAGAAACAATAGCGGAAAGATTAGACGAAGATGAATATGAAATCAAAGTAATTTTAGGGAAATGGCGAGAATTTTTGCATTTAGAATCAATAGCAGCAGAAGTTAAATATAGCCTTTATCATCCTAGTTTTCGTGATTGGTTGCAGCAAAAAATGGCAGCTAATATTTGA
- a CDS encoding DUF5615 family PIN-like protein, whose product MKLLFDQNLSRKLVSRLADIFPNASHVEFHDLAQKTDTEIWEFALLNDFCIVTQDADFAERSRLYGSPPKVVWLRCGNTPTDQIEALIRAGQQAIQELLEKPALHCLELQ is encoded by the coding sequence TTGAAACTACTATTCGATCAAAACCTAAGCCGAAAATTGGTTAGTCGCTTGGCTGATATTTTCCCCAATGCTAGCCATGTTGAGTTTCACGATCTAGCACAGAAGACAGATACAGAGATTTGGGAGTTTGCTCTTTTGAACGATTTCTGCATTGTGACTCAAGATGCAGACTTTGCAGAAAGAAGTCGATTGTATGGTTCTCCACCAAAAGTAGTATGGCTAAGATGTGGAAACACACCTACTGATCAAATTGAAGCTCTCATTCGTGCCGGACAACAAGCAATTCAAGAGCTTCTAGAGAAGCCTGCTCTTCATTGCTTGGAACTGCAATAA
- a CDS encoding DUF433 domain-containing protein: MSYRDIITIEPDKRGGKPCIRRMRITVYDVLGWLAAGMSISEIIDDFPELTETDIRACLEFAADRDHRLVAAVSAA; encoded by the coding sequence ATGAGCTATCGTGACATTATTACCATTGAGCCTGATAAACGTGGAGGCAAACCCTGCATTCGTCGGATGCGGATTACGGTTTACGACGTTCTTGGCTGGTTAGCTGCTGGAATGTCTATTTCTGAGATTATTGATGACTTCCCAGAATTGACAGAAACAGATATTAGAGCTTGTCTGGAGTTTGCTGCCGATCGCGATCATCGTTTAGTTGCTGCGGTGAGTGCTGCTTGA
- the trpS gene encoding tryptophan--tRNA ligase, with protein MGKQRVLSGVQPTGNLHLGNYLGAIRNWVENQSQYENYFCVVDLHAITAPHNPATLASDTYTIAALYLACGIDLQYSNIFVQSHISAHSELTWLLNCITPLNWLQDMIQFKEKAIKQGENVGTGLLDYPVLMAADILLYQADKVPVGEDQKQHLELTRDIAARFNHQFARKKPVLKLPEPLIRAEGARVMSLTDGTRKMSKSDPSELSRINLLDSPEEIQKKIKRCKTDPVKGLTFDDPERPECNNLLTLYMLLSGKSKAEVATECQDMGWGQFKPLLADTAVTALKPIQDKYKEVMDDKGYLESVLRDGRQKAEAIASDTLAKVKAALGYSVPL; from the coding sequence ATGGGTAAGCAGCGAGTTCTTTCTGGGGTACAACCTACTGGTAATCTTCACCTGGGTAATTATCTGGGTGCAATACGCAACTGGGTAGAAAATCAAAGCCAGTACGAAAATTACTTCTGTGTAGTAGATTTACACGCAATTACAGCGCCACACAACCCTGCGACGTTGGCATCAGATACGTACACCATTGCCGCACTATATTTAGCTTGTGGCATTGATTTGCAATACTCTAACATCTTTGTCCAATCTCATATATCTGCCCATAGTGAACTTACTTGGCTACTTAACTGCATTACGCCTCTAAACTGGTTGCAAGATATGATCCAGTTCAAGGAAAAAGCGATTAAACAAGGGGAAAATGTTGGCACAGGTTTACTAGACTATCCCGTATTAATGGCGGCAGATATTTTGCTTTACCAAGCGGATAAAGTTCCGGTAGGGGAAGATCAAAAGCAACACCTAGAACTAACACGCGATATTGCTGCCAGATTTAACCATCAATTTGCCCGTAAAAAGCCTGTTTTGAAGCTACCAGAACCATTAATTCGGGCTGAAGGCGCAAGGGTAATGAGTCTCACTGATGGTACGCGCAAGATGTCTAAGTCTGATCCTTCAGAGTTGAGCAGAATTAATCTGTTAGATTCGCCAGAGGAGATTCAGAAGAAGATTAAACGTTGTAAAACCGATCCAGTTAAAGGTTTAACATTTGACGACCCAGAAAGACCTGAGTGCAACAATTTGTTAACTTTATATATGCTACTTTCTGGCAAGAGTAAAGCAGAGGTCGCAACAGAGTGTCAGGATATGGGCTGGGGGCAGTTTAAACCTTTGCTTGCAGATACCGCAGTTACAGCCCTCAAGCCGATTCAGGATAAGTATAAAGAAGTCATGGACGACAAGGGTTATCTGGAGTCTGTATTGCGTGATGGGCGGCAAAAGGCGGAAGCGATCGCATCTGACACCCTAGCTAAAGTGAAAGCAGCATTAGGTTACTCTGTCCCACTGTGA
- a CDS encoding methylenetetrahydrofolate reductase, giving the protein MNNFRAAVKAGEFLVTAEVAPPKGGDPALMVRMAQTLKGRVHAVNVTDGSRAVLRMSPVAASVILLQHGIEPICQLACRDRNRIGLQADLMGAHALGIRNILALTGDPVKAGDHPDAKSVFDLESVRLLQLIRKLNHGLDCNDKPLTDGATDLFVGAAVDPESSSWSGLQRRFERKVEAGAQFFQSQLISNFDKLEKFMDQIAAGTDKPILAGIFLLKSAKNAEFINRCVPGVHIPQHTIDRLASASDPLQEGIKIAAEQVQVARQLCQGIHMMAVKREDLIPEILDLAGIPDQ; this is encoded by the coding sequence ATGAATAATTTTCGTGCTGCCGTCAAGGCTGGTGAATTTCTAGTTACCGCAGAGGTAGCACCGCCAAAGGGAGGCGATCCAGCACTCATGGTGCGGATGGCACAAACCCTCAAAGGTAGAGTCCACGCCGTCAATGTTACTGATGGTAGTCGCGCCGTGTTGCGGATGTCTCCTGTTGCTGCTTCTGTGATTTTGTTACAGCACGGAATTGAACCAATTTGTCAATTAGCTTGTCGCGATCGCAACCGCATCGGATTACAAGCTGACCTCATGGGCGCACACGCCCTGGGCATTCGCAACATCCTCGCCCTCACAGGCGATCCAGTCAAAGCAGGCGATCATCCCGACGCTAAAAGTGTTTTTGATCTAGAATCAGTACGCCTACTGCAACTAATTCGCAAACTCAATCACGGACTTGATTGTAACGATAAACCCTTAACTGACGGTGCTACAGACTTATTTGTTGGTGCCGCAGTCGATCCAGAGTCTTCTAGTTGGTCTGGACTACAGCGCAGGTTTGAACGCAAAGTAGAAGCAGGCGCACAATTTTTCCAAAGTCAGCTAATTTCTAACTTTGACAAACTGGAAAAATTTATGGATCAAATCGCTGCTGGTACAGACAAGCCGATTTTAGCTGGTATTTTTTTACTAAAATCTGCTAAAAATGCCGAATTTATTAATCGCTGCGTACCAGGAGTCCACATTCCACAACACACAATTGACCGTTTGGCAAGTGCATCAGATCCTTTGCAAGAAGGAATTAAAATTGCCGCCGAACAAGTCCAGGTAGCGCGTCAACTTTGCCAAGGTATTCACATGATGGCAGTCAAGCGAGAAGACTTGATTCCCGAAATACTAGATTTAGCTGGAATCCCTGATCAATGA
- a CDS encoding HARBI1 family protein: MDSSEQARARPTDYSEQKKFYSGKKKNHTLKNQFIILPDGSEIVDVTIGKPGPSSDINMFRERLANFEVSQKFKADKGYLGENQIETPHKKRKNQELSPQQKQENKEISTQRIVVEHIIRLVKIFRIAQDRFRLRSQHYDQVIQIVCGLVRLRIGALILAV, encoded by the coding sequence GTGGATAGCTCAGAACAAGCTAGAGCAAGACCTACCGACTACAGCGAACAGAAAAAGTTTTATTCAGGGAAGAAGAAAAATCATACACTAAAAAACCAGTTTATTATTTTACCAGATGGTTCAGAAATAGTCGATGTAACAATAGGAAAACCTGGCCCAAGTAGCGATATTAATATGTTTAGAGAAAGATTGGCAAATTTTGAGGTTAGTCAGAAGTTTAAAGCGGATAAAGGTTATCTAGGAGAAAACCAAATTGAAACACCCCATAAAAAACGTAAAAATCAAGAATTAAGCCCTCAACAAAAGCAAGAAAACAAAGAAATATCAACGCAACGAATTGTAGTTGAACATATCATTAGATTGGTGAAAATATTTCGGATAGCCCAGGACAGATTTAGGTTAAGATCACAACATTATGACCAAGTAATCCAGATAGTTTGTGGTTTAGTTAGGTTGAGGATCGGAGCCTTAATACTAGCAGTGTAA
- a CDS encoding helix-turn-helix domain-containing protein, whose protein sequence is MSSLLEYITSNPQETKRLLGIDYQQLQWLIVEAEALFNQFQGGEEETKIRIIKKGGGRKPKLSVTEQILLTLVYLHHMPTFQLLGVQFGVSESTAHNIFHDWIKILGELLPASLLEQVKKKAMIGKGIKKSWSSGY, encoded by the coding sequence ATGAGTTCTTTACTGGAATACATTACATCTAACCCTCAAGAAACTAAACGGTTGTTGGGAATTGATTACCAACAGTTGCAATGGCTAATCGTAGAAGCAGAAGCTCTCTTCAACCAATTCCAAGGTGGAGAAGAAGAAACCAAGATTAGAATAATAAAAAAAGGTGGTGGTAGAAAGCCAAAATTATCTGTGACAGAGCAGATATTATTAACTTTAGTTTATCTGCACCATATGCCGACATTTCAACTACTAGGTGTGCAGTTCGGGGTAAGTGAATCAACGGCACACAATATATTCCATGACTGGATAAAAATTTTGGGTGAATTGTTGCCAGCATCTCTTTTAGAACAAGTAAAAAAAAAGGCAATGATTGGAAAAGGTATAAAGAAGTCCTGGAGCAGTGGGTATTAG
- a CDS encoding CopG family transcriptional regulator — MTREKSIKVRLTEEEFEQINLYAKTKDFSVSEVIRDYIKRLPKMDSLRSIY; from the coding sequence ATGACAAGAGAGAAAAGTATTAAAGTTAGACTAACTGAGGAAGAATTTGAACAGATTAATCTTTATGCTAAAACTAAGGATTTTTCTGTGTCTGAAGTTATACGTGATTATATTAAACGCTTGCCTAAAATGGATTCGCTACGCTCAATTTATTAG
- a CDS encoding RNA-guided endonuclease InsQ/TnpB family protein, producing the protein MLDVLKVKIYPNKGQREALTKSFGCSRFVFNYYLNKTNTQYQETGKGMSYCDMALDLTQLKKLSDYEWLTEVTAATLQQTLKNLESAFKNFFFKRARFPKYKSKHRHQSIRYPESCSIKNGGLKLPKLGIVKASISKSINGKIKSVTVSINSTDKYFAAILFETDDLAAKKQGKISGIDLGLNSLVTVFDGKIYQKVDPIKPTRKYAKRLRRRQKALSRKVKGSNNRRLSVKKVAKVHEKITNTRQDFLHKLSRQLVDENQVIVVENLCIKGLARTKLAKSIHDAGFGMLLNFIGYKLERESGTFIQVDRFFPSTKLCNCCKFKNNSLNLSIREWVCPSCQTQHDRDENAARNIREEGLKILSNTVGHTELQACGETVRLNGACIKERVSLRQESPVTAQA; encoded by the coding sequence ATGTTAGATGTTTTAAAGGTAAAAATTTATCCAAACAAGGGACAGCGAGAAGCACTGACTAAAAGCTTTGGCTGTTCCCGTTTTGTGTTTAATTATTACCTAAATAAAACTAACACTCAGTATCAAGAAACGGGTAAGGGAATGAGCTATTGTGATATGGCACTCGACTTAACCCAACTTAAAAAGCTATCTGATTATGAATGGTTAACAGAAGTAACTGCTGCTACCTTACAACAAACTCTTAAAAACTTAGAATCAGCCTTTAAGAATTTCTTTTTTAAAAGGGCAAGATTCCCCAAATATAAAAGTAAGCATAGGCATCAGTCAATCCGTTACCCTGAAAGCTGTTCAATCAAAAATGGTGGTTTAAAACTGCCCAAACTTGGAATTGTTAAAGCTTCAATCTCAAAAAGTATTAACGGTAAAATTAAATCTGTAACAGTTTCGATAAATAGCACAGATAAATATTTTGCAGCAATCTTATTTGAAACTGATGATTTAGCTGCTAAAAAGCAAGGGAAAATATCAGGGATAGACCTGGGATTAAACAGTTTAGTTACTGTATTTGATGGTAAAATTTATCAAAAAGTTGACCCCATTAAACCAACTCGTAAGTATGCCAAGCGTTTAAGGCGTAGACAAAAAGCGTTAAGTCGCAAAGTTAAGGGGTCTAATAATAGACGTTTATCGGTCAAAAAAGTAGCGAAAGTCCATGAAAAAATAACAAATACGAGACAAGATTTTTTGCATAAACTCTCAAGACAGTTAGTTGACGAAAACCAAGTCATTGTAGTAGAAAACCTTTGTATTAAAGGATTAGCACGTACTAAATTAGCAAAATCAATACATGATGCTGGTTTTGGAATGCTGCTTAATTTTATAGGCTACAAACTGGAACGAGAAAGCGGAACATTTATTCAAGTTGACAGATTTTTTCCAAGTACGAAACTTTGTAATTGCTGCAAGTTTAAGAATAATTCCTTGAATTTAAGTATTCGTGAATGGGTTTGTCCAAGCTGTCAAACTCAACATGATCGTGACGAAAATGCAGCAAGGAATATTAGGGAAGAAGGCTTGAAAATACTGTCAAATACGGTAGGACATACCGAATTACAAGCTTGTGGAGAGACTGTAAGACTTAATGGTGCTTGCATCAAAGAGCGGGTTTCATTGAGGCAAGAATCTCCCGTCACAGCGCAAGCTTGA
- a CDS encoding mucoidy inhibitor MuiA family protein produces the protein MNLETSNSDISKTVDTQICAVTIYTEQARIRRRGVIALDGQEKELLILGLPAILNPESLRVSGAGTQPVRVLEISTKIVSRVESVDQRLAELTQQIRELEAQERGIQNILASVQLQRNFIHSLSEKSVERFSKSLASQQVGINEASDLLNFLGQHYNDYSSIITQNEQQRNDINQQLQILRQQLQRLEKPRVQESLNLIVTIAPTAACNFEIEVSYVVRQASWIPLYDLQISDNGERVNINYLAEVQQRTGEDWIDAFLTLSTAKPELGTLPPKLNPWYVDILRPRIDYPPPPMALPSAPMDMSRQRMRRSANLPEDYEEPDAMFAVETVAAEVSTQGGVVTFQLKQSSNIPSDGTPHKVTIFSDDYPCRKEYIAIPRLVSFAYLQATVTNPQTGATLLAGKANIFRDNTFVGTTQLENIAPNQEFKLNLGIDESLKIERDLVERQVDKKLIGNHRRTTYAYRLVITNLRDEQVTIQLSEQVPLSRNEQIKIRLTRCNPQIEADKMGILEWSLMLSPQSKQEIYYQFIVEHSPDLSVVGLNL, from the coding sequence GTGAACTTAGAAACATCCAATTCTGATATCAGTAAGACAGTAGATACTCAAATCTGTGCAGTAACAATCTATACAGAGCAAGCCAGAATCAGACGACGTGGTGTTATAGCGCTGGATGGTCAAGAAAAAGAACTTCTAATTTTAGGGCTACCAGCAATTCTAAATCCAGAATCTCTAAGGGTTAGCGGTGCGGGAACCCAACCAGTACGGGTATTAGAAATTAGCACAAAAATTGTATCCCGGGTTGAATCTGTTGATCAACGCCTTGCTGAGTTAACTCAACAAATTCGAGAGTTAGAAGCACAAGAACGAGGTATTCAAAATATCTTAGCATCTGTGCAATTACAACGGAATTTTATCCACTCCCTGAGTGAAAAATCTGTTGAGCGTTTCTCAAAAAGTTTAGCCAGTCAACAGGTCGGAATTAATGAAGCCAGTGATTTACTCAACTTTTTAGGGCAGCACTATAACGATTATTCCAGCATTATTACCCAAAATGAACAGCAGCGTAACGACATTAACCAGCAGCTACAGATACTCCGCCAACAGTTGCAACGACTGGAAAAACCTCGCGTTCAAGAAAGTTTAAACCTAATTGTCACCATAGCCCCTACTGCTGCTTGCAATTTTGAAATCGAAGTATCCTACGTTGTTAGGCAAGCTAGCTGGATACCACTTTACGATTTACAAATTAGTGACAACGGTGAACGAGTAAATATCAACTATTTAGCAGAAGTACAGCAACGTACTGGTGAAGATTGGATAGATGCGTTTCTTACTCTTTCCACAGCTAAACCAGAACTAGGAACATTACCACCCAAGTTAAATCCTTGGTATGTCGATATTCTCAGACCAAGAATAGATTACCCACCTCCACCGATGGCATTACCTAGCGCCCCAATGGATATGTCCCGGCAAAGGATGCGAAGGTCTGCTAATCTTCCAGAAGACTACGAAGAGCCTGATGCTATGTTTGCAGTTGAAACTGTAGCAGCAGAAGTATCAACGCAAGGGGGTGTCGTTACTTTCCAACTCAAACAAAGTAGCAATATCCCCTCTGATGGCACACCTCATAAAGTAACGATTTTCAGCGACGATTATCCGTGTCGCAAAGAGTATATTGCTATTCCTCGGCTAGTTAGCTTTGCTTATCTGCAAGCAACTGTGACTAATCCTCAAACAGGTGCAACTTTATTAGCTGGTAAAGCAAATATCTTTCGGGACAACACTTTTGTCGGTACTACCCAACTAGAGAATATTGCACCCAATCAAGAGTTTAAACTCAACTTAGGTATTGATGAAAGTTTAAAAATCGAGCGCGATTTAGTTGAGCGTCAGGTAGATAAAAAGTTGATAGGCAATCACCGTCGGACTACCTATGCCTATCGCCTGGTAATTACTAATTTACGTGACGAGCAAGTTACTATTCAACTATCTGAACAAGTACCACTCAGCCGTAACGAACAAATTAAAATACGCCTGACGCGCTGCAATCCCCAAATTGAAGCGGATAAGATGGGAATACTAGAATGGTCACTAATGCTGTCGCCTCAATCTAAACAGGAAATATATTATCAATTCATAGTTGAGCATTCACCTGATTTATCAGTAGTTGGGCTAAATTTGTAA